The Sesamum indicum cultivar Zhongzhi No. 13 linkage group LG2, S_indicum_v1.0, whole genome shotgun sequence genome contains a region encoding:
- the LOC105180345 gene encoding cyclin-A1-1 encodes MASTSGARRSTTSSLAKRHASASENLGKVASSAPAGKKRPALANITNQRHGSGPLNSGRASVPESSKIVPCSAKIVSIKKGSSTSMNASFSGATLPPTSSAKQSMVVPSRATSHTKSDVVYSKTSAAPDSFSMDKSPDKSDSFSVSMDESMSTCDSLKSPEVEYMDTNEIAAVDSIERKASNMLCISEHEEISGNICKRDVLATIESDDKIIDVDDNLDDPQLCPTIACDIYKHLRASEAKKRPATNFMERVQKDINASMRAILIDWLVEVAEEYRLVPDTLYLTVNYIDRYLSGNVMDRQRLQLLGVACMMIASKYEEICVPQVEEFCYITDNTYFKDEVLQMESAVLNYLKFEMTAPTPKCFLRRFVRAAQGVNEAPLLQLECMANYIAELSLLEYSMLCFAPSLIAASSIFLAKFILVPSKRPWNSTLQHYTLYQSRDLRNCVLALHGLCCNSHNSSLPAIREKYSQHKYKFVAKKYCPPSVPPEYFHDESS; translated from the exons ATGGCTAGTACTTCGGGGGCAAGGAGGTCGACGACGTCGTCTTTGGCGAAGCGCCATGCGTCTGCTTCCGAGAATCTTGGGAAGGTGGCGTCGTCGGCCCCCGCCGGGAAGAAACGCCCGGCGCTTGCTAATATAACTAACCAGAGGCATGGCTCCGGCCCGCTCAATTCGGGTCGAGCTTCTGTGCCCGAATCATCGAAAATT GTGCCATGTTCTGCCAAGATCGTGAGCATCAAGAAGGGATCTTCGACCTCCATGAATGCAAGCTTCTCAGGTGCTACTCTGCCGCCGACCTCCTCTGCAAAACAGAGCATGGTTGTTCCCAGTAGAGCTACATCTCATACAAAAAGTGATGTAGTATACTCTAAGACTAGTGCCGCGCCTGATTCGTTTAGCATGGACAAGTCTCCTGATAAATCAGACTCATTCTCTGTGTCCATGGATGAATCAATGTCGACGTGTGATTCCTTGAAGAGTCCAGAGGTCGAGTATATGGATACTAATGAAATTGCAGCAGTTGATTCGATTGAGAGAAAGGCATCTAATATGCTCTGCATTTCAGAACATGAGGAAATTTCAG GGAATATATGCAAGAGAGATGTTCTTGCAACAATAGAATCAGATGACAAGATTATAGATGTTGATGACAATCTAGACGACCCGCAATTATGTCCAACCATTGCTTGTGATATTTACAAGCACTTGAGGGCGTCCGAG GCAAAGAAAAGGCCAGCAACTAATTTCATGGAAAGGGTCCAAAAAGACATCAATGCCAGCATGCGAGCAATTCTCATTGATTGGCTTGTTGAG GTTGCGGAGGAATACAGACTTGTTCCTGACACATTGTATCTCACTGTTAACTACATAGATCGTTATCTCTCTGGAAATGTCATGGATAGGCAGAGGTTGCAACTGCTTGGTGTGGCTTGCATGATGATTGCATC AAAATATGAAGAGATTTGTGTACCTCAGGTGGAAGAATTCTGCTATATAACAGACAACACATACTTTAAGGACGAG GTTTTGCAAATGGAATCTGCTGTCTTGAATTAcctgaaatttgaaatgacaGCACCAACGCCTAAATGTTTCTTGAG GAGGTTTGTCCGGGCTGCACAAGGTGTTAATGAG GCTCCATTGTTGCAATTAGAGTGCATGGCCAACTACATAGCAGAGCTCTCTCTTCTAGAGTACAGTATGCTATGTTTTGCCCCGTCACTGATAGCAGcttcatcaattttcttggcCAAATTTATTCTAGTACCTTCTAAGAGGCCATGG AATTCTACCCTTCAACATTACACCCTATACCAGTCCCGCGATTTACGCAATTGTGTTTTGGCATTGCACGGACTTTGCTGCAATAGTCACAATTCTAGTCTGCCTGCAATTAGGGAGAAGTACAGTCAGCACAAG TACAAATTTGTTGCGAAGAAATACTGTCCACCATCTGTACCTCCAGAATACTTCCACGACGAAAGCAGCTGA
- the LOC105180331 gene encoding amino acid permease 3 isoform X1 — MPTCAKLMSESTGSRQYQHQVFDVSINVPNQGGSKCYDDDGRLKRTGTVWTASAHIITAVIGSGVLSLAWAVAQLGWIAGPTVMFLFSFVTYYTSALLSTCYRSGDPDTGKRNYTYMDAVRANLGGFKVKLCGAIQYVNLFGVAIGYTIASSISMMAIERSNCFHSKGDSSPCRVSSNPYMIAFGVIEIIFSQIPDFDQIWWLSIVAAIMSFTYSTIGLGLGVAKVAENGKIRGSLTGISIGTVTETQKIWRSFQALGAIAFAYSYSLILIEIQDTIKSPPSEYKTMKKATLLSVAVTTVFYMLCGCFGYAAFGDLSPGNLLTGFGFYNPYWLLDIANVAIVVHLIGAYQVYCQPLFAFIEKTALEWYPDSKFITAEITIPIPGIKPYKLNLFRLIWRTIFVIITTIISMLMPFFNDVVGILGALGFWPLTVYFPVEMYIAQKRIPKWSARWMCLQILSMACLVISVAALVGSFAGVVSDLKVYKPFKTSY, encoded by the exons ATGCCGACTTGCGCAAAACTT atgaGTGAGAGTACAGGATCAAGGCAGTACCAACACCAAGTTTTTGATGTCTCCATCAACGTGCCGAATCAGGGTGGATCCAAGtgttatgatgatgatggacGGCTCAAGAGAACTG GAACTGTATGGACTGCAAGTGCTCATATCATAACAGCTGTGATTGGGTCTGGAGTTCTGTCCTTGGCTTGGGCTGTGGCTCAGTTGGGATGGATTGCTGGACCAACTGTGATGTTCTTGTTCTCATTTGTGACATACTACACCTCTGCTCTTCTGTCCACATGTTACCGGTCCGGTGATCCTGATACCGGCAAGAGAAACTACACATACATGGATGCTGTTAGAGCCAACTTGG GTGGGTTCAAGGTTAAACTTTGTGGGGCAATTCAGTATGTGAATCTTTTTGGAGTTGCTATTGGTTACACCATTGCTTCATCTATAAGCATGAT GGCGATTGAGAGGTCTAATTGCTTCCACTCGAAAGGAGATAGTAGCCCTTGCAGAGTTTCAAGCAATCCTTACATGATTGCATTTGGTgttatagaaataattttctcccaaatcccaGATTTTGATCAGATATGGTGGCTTTCGATTGTCGCTGCGATCATGTCGTTTACGTATTCCACCATTGGTTTGGGTCTTGGTGTAGCAAAAGTTGCAG AAAATGGTAAAATCAGGGGAAGTCTGACTGGAATAAGCATTGGCACAGTCACTGAAACACAAAAGATATGGAGAAGCTTCCAAGCTCTTGGAGCCATAGCTTTTGCCTATTCCTACTCCCTCATTCTCATTGAAATTCAG GATACAATTAAATCTCCCCCATCAGAATACAAGACGATGAAAAAGGCCACTCTTCTAAGTGTAGCAGTAACAACAGTTTTCTACATGCTATGTGGCTGCTTTGGCTATGCAGCATTTGGAGACTTATCCCCTGGAAACCTTCTCACCGGTTTCGGCTTTTACAACCCTTACTGGCTTCTTGACATTGCCAACGTTGCCATTGTTGTCCACCTTATCGGTGCTTACCAAGTTTACTGCCAACCCCTTTTCGCCTTCATCGAAAAGACTGCATTAGAATGGTACCCTGACAGCAAATTCATCACTGCAGAGATCACTATCCCTATCCCCGGCATCAAGCCTTACAAGCTCAACCTTTTCCGACTTATTTGGAGAACCATCTTTGTGATCATTACAACCATAATTTCAATGCTCATGCCGTTTTTTAATGATGTGGTTGGGATTCTTGGCGCTCTCGGGTTTTGGCCTCTGACAGTCTATTTCCCTGTGGAAATGTACATTGCGCAGAAGAGAATCCCCAAATGGAGTGCAAGATGGATGTGCCTCCAAATTCTGAGTATGGCTTGTCTTGTTATATCTGTTGCTGCTCTTGTTGGTTCCTTTGCTGGAGTTGTTTCTGACCTCAAGGTTTACAAGCCCTTCAAGACCAGTTACTGa
- the LOC105180355 gene encoding replication factor C subunit 2 isoform X2 has product MAPVLQSSQPWVEKYRPKQVKDVAHQDEVVRVLTNTLETTNCPHMLFYGPPGTGKTTTALAIAHQLFGPELYKSRVLELNASDDRGINVVRTKIKNFAAVAVGSARQGGYPCPPYKIIILDEADSMTEDAQNALRRTMETYSKVTRFFFICNYISRIIEPLASRCAKFRFKPLTEEIMSNRILYICKEEGLNLDSEALSTLSSISQGDLRRAITYLQGAARLFGSSISSKDLISVSGVIPEEVMQALFSACRSGNFDVADKEVKNVIAEGYPVSQMLSQLYDVVVESEDLSDVQKAKICKKFAEADKCLVDGADEYLQLLDVASNIIRAISNMPQEFSFGS; this is encoded by the exons ATGGCGCCAGTGTTGCAGAGCTCTCAGCCATGGGTGGAAAAATA TCGACCGAAGCAAGTGAAGGACGTTGCCCACCAGGATGAGGTCGTTCGAGTTCTCACCAATACTCTCGAGACAACAAAT TGTCCGCACATGCTATTTTATGGGCCCCCGGGCACCGGAAAAACAACTACAGCTCTTGCCATTGCTCATCAGCTTTTCGG aCCTGAGTTATACAAGTCTAGAGTACTGGAGCTGAATGCTAGTGATGATCGTGGAATCAATGTTGTCCGCacaaaaattaagaacttTGCTGCTGTTGCTGTTGGTTCTGCTCGCCAGGG TGGTTATCCTTGCCCaccttataaaattataatccttgACGAGGCAGATTCAATGACTGAAGATGCTCAG AATGCCTTGAGGCGCACCATGGAGACATACTCCAAAGTTACAAGATTCTTCTTCATTTGTAATTACATCAGCAG GATTATAGAGCCCCTTGCATCTAGGTGTGCGAAATTCAGGTTCAAGCCACTAACAGAAGAAATCATGAGCAATcgcatattatatatttgcaagGAGGAAGGTCTTAACTTGGATTCTGAG GCTCTTTCAACATTAAGTTCTATTTCTCAAGGTGATCTGCGCCGGGCTATAACATATTTACAA GGTGCTGCTCGCTTATTTGGTTCTTCAATTTCATCCAAGGATTTAATTAGTGTGTCCGGT GTAATCCCTGAAGAAGTTATGCAGGCTCTCTTTTCTGCTTGCAGAAGTGGTAATTTTGACGTGGCAGACAAGgaagtaaaaaatgtaattgCTGAAGGATATCCAGTTTCTCAGATGCTTTCTCAG TTATATGATGTAGTTGTTGAATCAGAAGATTTATCAGATGTGCAGAAAGCAAAAATATGCAAGAAATTTGCTGAGGCAGACAAG TGTCTTGTAGATGGAGCAGATGAGTATTTGCAACTGTTGGATGTGGCTAGCAATATCATACGTGCAATTAGTAATATGCCACAAGAATTTTCCTTTGGGAGCTAG
- the LOC105180355 gene encoding replication factor C subunit 2 isoform X1: MAPVLQSSQPWVEKYRPKQVKDVAHQDEVVRVLTNTLETTNCPHMLFYGPPGTGKTTTALAIAHQLFGPELYKSRVLELNASDDRGINVVRTKIKNFAAVAVGSARQGGYPCPPYKIIILDEADSMTEDAQNALRRTMETYSKVTRFFFICNYISRIIEPLASRCAKFRFKPLTEEIMSNRILYICKEEGLNLDSEALSTLSSISQGDLRRAITYLQGAARLFGSSISSKDLISVSGVIPEEVMQALFSACRSGNFDVADKEVKNVIAEGYPVSQMLSQLYDVVVESEDLSDVQKAKICKKFAEADKCLVDGADEYLQLLDVASNIIRAISNMPQEFSFGS; the protein is encoded by the exons ATGGCGCCAGTGTTGCAGAGCTCTCAGCCATGGGTGGAAAAATA TCGACCGAAGCAAGTGAAGGACGTTGCCCACCAGGATGAGGTCGTTCGAGTTCTCACCAATACTCTCGAGACAACAAAT TGTCCGCACATGCTATTTTATGGGCCCCCGGGCACCGGAAAAACAACTACAGCTCTTGCCATTGCTCATCAGCTTTTCGG aCCTGAGTTATACAAGTCTAGAGTACTGGAGCTGAATGCTAGTGATGATCGTGGAATCAATGTTGTCCGCacaaaaattaagaacttTGCTGCTGTTGCTGTTGGTTCTGCTCGCCAGGG TGGTTATCCTTGCCCaccttataaaattataatccttgACGAGGCAGATTCAATGACTGAAGATGCTCAG AATGCCTTGAGGCGCACCATGGAGACATACTCCAAAGTTACAAGATTCTTCTTCATTTGTAATTACATCAGCAG GATTATAGAGCCCCTTGCATCTAGGTGTGCGAAATTCAGGTTCAAGCCACTAACAGAAGAAATCATGAGCAATcgcatattatatatttgcaagGAGGAAGGTCTTAACTTGGATTCTGAG GCTCTTTCAACATTAAGTTCTATTTCTCAAGGTGATCTGCGCCGGGCTATAACATATTTACAA GGTGCTGCTCGCTTATTTGGTTCTTCAATTTCATCCAAGGATTTAATTAGTGTGTCCGGT GTAATCCCTGAAGAAGTTATGCAGGCTCTCTTTTCTGCTTGCAGAAGTGGTAATTTTGACGTGGCAGACAAGgaagtaaaaaatgtaattgCTGAAGGATATCCAGTTTCTCAGATGCTTTC TCAGTTATATGATGTAGTTGTTGAATCAGAAGATTTATCAGATGTGCAGAAAGCAAAAATATGCAAGAAATTTGCTGAGGCAGACAAG TGTCTTGTAGATGGAGCAGATGAGTATTTGCAACTGTTGGATGTGGCTAGCAATATCATACGTGCAATTAGTAATATGCCACAAGAATTTTCCTTTGGGAGCTAG
- the LOC105155456 gene encoding uncharacterized protein LOC105155456 has translation MKISNFLTSSIPLLLAVGGGGTSIAFATLGRSSYAFDIFALPTASPSKEIRLTDGNSVNFNGYFPSSSSLSMLPHLSKNTDQATHIVYITERNGSSKIYLDALYDTPPIRSGSRSLVEGSAESTRLQVLLLGDEQTGGRVSMKDKPSLVGQSLIYVSTHENPGVPRASWAAVFSTQLTTGATRRLTPKGVADFSPAVSPSGVWTAVASFGEKGWDGEVQELGTDVYVFLTRDGSNRVKIIEHGGWPSWVDDSTLYFHRRCEDGWWSVFRATFSTKNGRPDFKSVVTQRVTPPGLHAFTPAASAANKRFIAVATRRPESEFRHIELYDVVSNEFLDLTLPVSPNAHHFNPFFSPDAGWVGYHKCRGATSDGKSNNFVLENVQSPVPDISLFRIDGSFPSFSPNGERIAYVKFPGLYVMNSDGSGIRTVLTRTAFSSAWDWKRKGVVYTSVGPTFASESTKVDIISINVDDEDLSYKKLTLGGENNAFPSPSPDGKWIVFRSGRTGHKNLYIMDALNGEAGWLYRLTEGQWTDTMCNWSPDGEWIAFASDRENPGSGSFELFKIHPNGTGLQKVIHSGVGGRTNHPWFSPDGNYIVLTSDYAGVSAEPIANPHHYQPYGDIFVIRADGSGIRRLTHNSYEDGTPAWSPKFLSPANVEWPNGGSKCSFDDCHWLNISPDQGSSSSKRQCAH, from the coding sequence ATGAAAATCTCAAATTTCCTAACCTCTTCAATTCCGCTGCTCCTGGCGGTGGGTGGCGGCGGCACAAGCATAGCGTTTGCTACTCTGGGAAGATCAAGCTACGCTTTCGATATCTTTGCTCTGCCTACTGCTAGTCCATCAAAGGAAATCCGTCTCACTGATGGAAATTCCGTCAATTTCAATGGCTATTTCCCGTCGTCGTCATCGCTCTCCATGCTCCCTCACCTGTCCAAGAACACCGACCAGGCTACTCACATCGTTTACATCACTGAACGTAACGGCTCATCCAAGATCTACTTGGATGCCCTCTATGATACCCCTCCTATCCGGTCGGGCTCAAGGTCCCTTGTTGAAGGTTCCGCCGAGTCAACTCGGCTGCAGGTTCTTTTACTGGGAGATGAGCAAACTGGCGGCCGGGTTTCGATGAAGGATAAGCCGAGTTTAGTGGGGCAGAGTTTGATTTACGTTTCGACTCACGAGAACCCGGGTGTGCCACGGGCGAGCTGGGCTGCGGTTTTCTCGACTCAGTTGACTACCGGGGCGACTCGCAGGTTGACGCCTAAAGGGGTGGCGGATTTTAGCCCCGCCGTATCTCCGTCGGGGGTCTGGACGGCCGTAGCGTCGTTTGGGGAAAAGGGTTGGGATGGAGAGGTTCAGGAACTAGGTACGGATGTTTATGTGTTCTTGACTCGTGACGGGTCGAACCGGGTCAAAATCATCGAGCATGGCGGGTGGCCGAGTTGGGTTGACGATTCCACTTTGTATTTTCACAGAAGATGTGAAGATGGGTGGTGGAGTGTCTTCAGGGCGACTTTTAGTACTAAAAACGGCCGACCCGATTTTAAATCCGTGGTCACTCAGCGGGTCACCCCACCGGGTCTTCACGCGTTCACTCCAGCAGCTTCTGCTGCGAACAAGAGGTTTATTGCTGTAGCTACGAGAAGACCCGAGTCGGAATTTCGACATATAGAGCTCTACGATGTCGTCTCCAATGAGTTTCTTGACCTGACCCTACCCGTTTCTCCAAATGCCCATCATTTTAACCCGTTTTTCTCTCCAGATGCTGGTTGGGTCGGGTATCACAAATGTAGGGGAGCAACGAGCGACGGGAAGAGTAATAATTTCGTacttgagaatgttcaaagcCCAGTACCGGATATTTCATTGTTCCGGATTGATGGGTCATTCCCTTCGTTTTCACCAAACGGGGAGCGGATCGCTTATGTGAAATTTCCGGGTCTTTATGTGATGAATAGTGACGGGTCGGGTATCCGAACTGTTCTTACCCGAACAGCCTTTTCTAGCGCATGGGATTGGAAGAGGAAAGGAGTAGTGTATACAAGTGTTGGACCTACATTTGCTAGTGAGAGCACCAAGGTTGATATCATATCTATTAATGTGGATGATGAAGACTTGAGTTACAAAAAGTTAACCTTAGGAGGCGAAAATAATGCGTTCCCTTCGCCTTCACCCGATGGAAAATGGATCGTGTTCAGATCGGGTCGAACAGGTCACAAAAACTTGTATATAATGGACGCTTTGAATGGTGAAGCGGGCTGGCTTTATAGGTTAACGGAAGGTCAGTGGACGGATACCATGTGCAATTGGTCGCCAGATGGTGAATGGATTGCCTTTGCATCAGATAGGGAGAACCCGGGTTCAGGTAGCTTCGAGTTGTTCAAGATTCATCCAAATGGCACTGGGCTCCAAAAGGTGATCCACAGCGGTGTAGGCGGGCGAACCAACCATCCATGGTTCAGCCCGGATGGGAACTACATTGTATTGACGTCTGACTATGCTGGAGTTTCAGCTGAACCAATTGCAAACCCCCATCATTACCAGCCCTATGGTGATATATTTGTGATCAGAGCAGATGGATCGGGGATACGAAGATTGACCCACAACTCGTACGAGGATGGTACTCCAGCTTGGAGCCCCAAATTCTTGAGCCCAGCAAATGTTGAATGGCCTAATGGTGGATCAAAGTGTTCATTCGACGATTGCCACTGGCTGAACATAAGCCCTGATCAGGGATCAAGCTCATCCAAAAGGCAGTGTGCTCATTGA
- the LOC105180362 gene encoding uncharacterized protein LOC105180362 — translation MKIESIDDSFKKPGAVPFKWEIRPGVPKLHNPQPPSTGNDDHHFEFEFRKPRHQWKRHLQQNQSAVPVSIHNSTFPETPRRLKPPPAGFYFHPPMEARTRSLRSSPRSHSHRFGLPGLARSDVVSSVGCFPTPLAKRKNAKKSVNAVSRSEPEYYSDLDTPMSSRWSVSSRKSVSPLSSSFASYQSSPRPVVDADWAAFGLF, via the coding sequence atgaaaattgaatcaaTTGATGATTCTTTCAAGAAACCAGGAGCTGTTCCGTTCAAGTGGGAGATCCGACCCGGTGTTCCCAAGCTCCATAACCCACAACCACCATCGACAGGTAATGACGATCACCACTTTGAATTCGAATTCCGAAAGCCGCGCCATCAGTGGAAGCGGCACTTGCAACAAAACCAGTCCGCTGTGCCCGTAAGCATTCACAACAGCACATTTCCAGAAACCCCACGAAGACTCAAGCCCCCACCAGCCGGGTTCTACTTCCACCCTCCCATGGAGGCCCGAACCCGATCTTTGCGGTCATCCCCGCGTTCACATTCCCATCGTTTTGGCCTTCCGGGACTGGCCCGGTCCGATGTTGTCTCCTCAGTCGGGTGCTTTCCTACGCCTTTGGCGAAGCGAAAGAATGCAAAGAAGAGTGTCAACGCAGTATCAAGATCCGAACCCGAGTACTATTCGGATCTCGACACCCCAATGTCATCCCGGTGGTCCGTTTCAAGTCGGAAGTCAGTTTCTCCATTGTCGTCTTCGTTTGCTTCCTACCAGTCTTCGCCCCGACCCGTGGTGGATGCAGATTGGGCAGCCTTCGGGTTATTTTAG
- the LOC105180331 gene encoding amino acid permease 3 isoform X2, with amino-acid sequence MTMSESTGSRQYQHQVFDVSINVPNQGGSKCYDDDGRLKRTGTVWTASAHIITAVIGSGVLSLAWAVAQLGWIAGPTVMFLFSFVTYYTSALLSTCYRSGDPDTGKRNYTYMDAVRANLGGFKVKLCGAIQYVNLFGVAIGYTIASSISMMAIERSNCFHSKGDSSPCRVSSNPYMIAFGVIEIIFSQIPDFDQIWWLSIVAAIMSFTYSTIGLGLGVAKVAENGKIRGSLTGISIGTVTETQKIWRSFQALGAIAFAYSYSLILIEIQDTIKSPPSEYKTMKKATLLSVAVTTVFYMLCGCFGYAAFGDLSPGNLLTGFGFYNPYWLLDIANVAIVVHLIGAYQVYCQPLFAFIEKTALEWYPDSKFITAEITIPIPGIKPYKLNLFRLIWRTIFVIITTIISMLMPFFNDVVGILGALGFWPLTVYFPVEMYIAQKRIPKWSARWMCLQILSMACLVISVAALVGSFAGVVSDLKVYKPFKTSY; translated from the exons ATGACA atgaGTGAGAGTACAGGATCAAGGCAGTACCAACACCAAGTTTTTGATGTCTCCATCAACGTGCCGAATCAGGGTGGATCCAAGtgttatgatgatgatggacGGCTCAAGAGAACTG GAACTGTATGGACTGCAAGTGCTCATATCATAACAGCTGTGATTGGGTCTGGAGTTCTGTCCTTGGCTTGGGCTGTGGCTCAGTTGGGATGGATTGCTGGACCAACTGTGATGTTCTTGTTCTCATTTGTGACATACTACACCTCTGCTCTTCTGTCCACATGTTACCGGTCCGGTGATCCTGATACCGGCAAGAGAAACTACACATACATGGATGCTGTTAGAGCCAACTTGG GTGGGTTCAAGGTTAAACTTTGTGGGGCAATTCAGTATGTGAATCTTTTTGGAGTTGCTATTGGTTACACCATTGCTTCATCTATAAGCATGAT GGCGATTGAGAGGTCTAATTGCTTCCACTCGAAAGGAGATAGTAGCCCTTGCAGAGTTTCAAGCAATCCTTACATGATTGCATTTGGTgttatagaaataattttctcccaaatcccaGATTTTGATCAGATATGGTGGCTTTCGATTGTCGCTGCGATCATGTCGTTTACGTATTCCACCATTGGTTTGGGTCTTGGTGTAGCAAAAGTTGCAG AAAATGGTAAAATCAGGGGAAGTCTGACTGGAATAAGCATTGGCACAGTCACTGAAACACAAAAGATATGGAGAAGCTTCCAAGCTCTTGGAGCCATAGCTTTTGCCTATTCCTACTCCCTCATTCTCATTGAAATTCAG GATACAATTAAATCTCCCCCATCAGAATACAAGACGATGAAAAAGGCCACTCTTCTAAGTGTAGCAGTAACAACAGTTTTCTACATGCTATGTGGCTGCTTTGGCTATGCAGCATTTGGAGACTTATCCCCTGGAAACCTTCTCACCGGTTTCGGCTTTTACAACCCTTACTGGCTTCTTGACATTGCCAACGTTGCCATTGTTGTCCACCTTATCGGTGCTTACCAAGTTTACTGCCAACCCCTTTTCGCCTTCATCGAAAAGACTGCATTAGAATGGTACCCTGACAGCAAATTCATCACTGCAGAGATCACTATCCCTATCCCCGGCATCAAGCCTTACAAGCTCAACCTTTTCCGACTTATTTGGAGAACCATCTTTGTGATCATTACAACCATAATTTCAATGCTCATGCCGTTTTTTAATGATGTGGTTGGGATTCTTGGCGCTCTCGGGTTTTGGCCTCTGACAGTCTATTTCCCTGTGGAAATGTACATTGCGCAGAAGAGAATCCCCAAATGGAGTGCAAGATGGATGTGCCTCCAAATTCTGAGTATGGCTTGTCTTGTTATATCTGTTGCTGCTCTTGTTGGTTCCTTTGCTGGAGTTGTTTCTGACCTCAAGGTTTACAAGCCCTTCAAGACCAGTTACTGa
- the LOC105155455 gene encoding uncharacterized protein LOC105155455 — translation MSLGHFGDKARSSSIQKILSRSLPGWCQANNFDTIAGGRILVVWDPAVIDIHPVDISPQVIHCHATNKSSQLSFYISFTYGLYSVVNRRSMWEKLSDFGQSRSMPWLIMGDFNCVKSPDEKQLGVAPTWYELKDFVDCCTTLGLHDVPTTGCYYTWYSNNESNPVWCKLDRVLYDNGWLEAGLHCNAHFNPPGCLSDHSPGIVSIFDPAPTKPKPFRFFNMWADHPDFLATVEARWNMCVDGTPQFSLCRRLKALKGALKAFNTQHYSHISARAKEADHTLQVAQNQLESNPGDVALRNSLGDLRKRAVFLAEAERHFFYQKAKIHYLKEGDRNTKFFHDMVKRNVVRNSIGAITRADETIITAAEDIAQEFVDYYTSLLGTEAHTFPVDDGVFEWGPILSP, via the coding sequence ATGTCTCTTGggcattttggagacaaagcTCGCAGCTCATCAATCCAGAAGATTCTCAGCCGCTCACTTCCGGGGTGGTGCCAAGCCAACAACTTTGACACCATCGCCGGAGGACGTATCCTTGTGGTTTGGGACCCGGCAGTCATTGACATACATCCAGTGGATATTTCGCCCCAAGTGATTCACTGCCATGCCACGAATAAGTCCTCTCAACTCTCCTTctatatttcatttacataTGGTCTTTATTCTGTTGTTAATAGAAGGAGTATGTGGGAGAAACTTTCTGATTTTGGCCAATCACGGAGCATGCCATGGCTTATTATGGGTGATTTCAACTGTGTCAAATCTCCCGACGAGAAGCAACTTGGAGTGGCCCCAACTTGGTATGAGCTCAAGGATTTTGTGGACTGTTGTACAACGCTTGGATTACACGACGTTCCTACTACGGGGTGCTACTACACATGGTATTCCAACAATGAAAGCAACCCCGTATGGTGCAAGCTCGATCGGGTCCTCTACGACAATGGATGGCTAGAGGCTGGTTTGCATTGCAATGCCCATTTCAATCCACCGGGATGCCTCTCCGACCACTCTCCGGGTATTGTCTCTATTTTTGATCCTGCACCAACTAAGCCAAAACCGTTTCGCTTTTTCAATATGTGGGCAGATCATCCGGATTTCTTAGCTACTGTCGAAGCTAGATGGAATATGTGCGTGGATGGAACGCCGCAATTCAGCCTTTGTAGGAGACTTAAAGCACTTAAAGGCGCGCTTAAGGCATTCAACACGCAGCATTACAGTCACATTTCCGCCAGGGCCAAAGAGGCTGATCATACCCTGCAAGTTGCCCAGAATCAACTTGAATCCAACCCGGGAGATGTGGCGCTTCGGAACTCTTTGGGTGATCTTAGGAAGAGGGCCGTCTTCCTTGCCGAGGCCGAACGACACTTCTTCTACCAGAAGGCCAAGATCCACTATCTAAAAGAGGGGGACCGCAACACCAAGTTCTTCCATGACATGGTGAAGAGGAATGTCGTTAGGAATTCCATCGGGGCAATCACTAGGGCGGATGAGACTATTATCACGGCTGCCGAGGATATTGCCCAAGAATTCGTTGATTACTACACATCACTCTTGGGCACCGAGGCTCACACCTTCCCTGTCGATGATGGTGTGTTTGAATGGGGGCCCATACTATCCCCCTAG